AAGCCATCCGGGCCGGGTCTCCCAACGTACCTGCATACCGGTTGGTCTCTTCCACCGAAAACTGCCGGGCGCTGACGGTGGCCATCTCATTCAATGCAATTTGCTTGTTGCGTTCCGCCTCGATCACCACTTCCTCTCCCTGGATCACCCATTCCTCAAGCTTTACATCCAATACCATCTGCTTTCCGCTGGTAAGCACCATGTTTTGCAGGGTGGCGGTTTTGTACCCGATGTAACTCACCTGGATGCCGACGCGGCCTACGGGGACCTGATCCAGATGAAAATATCCGGCGCTGTCTGCTGTGGTTCCGCGCACGGGATCGCTGTCCAGCAATAGGATGGCTGCACCCGGCAGCGGGGATCGGGTGTCCATATCGGTGACCCTGCCGCGGATGGTTTGGGTGTGATCCTGGGCGAACAGCTGGTGACAAGTCAACAGGCCGACCACTAAAGATAGGGACCATTTATTCATGACGTTGATTCGAAGGTACGAGGCATTTGTCATTTTCCCACGTGTCCTTGATGTCAGCGGGAGACAATACCTGCCCGTTACAGTTCAACCAGTTCCCGTTCCCGTCTTTGGCAAGGATGCGGAAATCTCCTGCGAGGATGCCCCGGATCACCAGCTGTTGAAGCGAATCTTCCGGCGCATTGTGCATCCGGTTGCCAATGAGGATTCCCTGCTCGTTGTTCCACGTGTCCATTTCACCGGCTGCCCGGTCCGGTGTCATGCCTTCTTCGAAATGATGTTTCTTGAAATCTTTTCTGTTGCCACGTTCATGCGCTTTTCCAAGGCTTCGGGCCTTTCGGGTTGAAACCCGGCTCGACAACAGCGCCATCCAGTAGCCATGGCGGAATGCATCCACCTGGCCGCCGGAGATGTCATGATCAAGTACGTCGGATGATGCCATGACATGGGTGGCGGCTTTGGCTTCCTTGGTTAAACGCAAACATTTGCCTGCTGTGAAAGGATGGCGGATGGCCCAGCACCGCTCGGGTCCGCTGATGTGCCAGAACCTGTTCCAGTTGGATTGGGCGCTTGCATCGCGGGGTTGCAGGAAAAACAGGATCAGGCCAAAACCGGCACGTAACAAGTTGCGTTGAATGGCAGTAAATGATACTGCAAGATGTGCCGGTCTGACGGAAGCCATATCGGCGAATTTTGCAATTATATTTGAATATTCGTTAATTTAAACGCTTGTATAGTTGACCCCGGACAATAATTAATTTGTGATGCGATCGAAATGGATAAAGGCGGCATGGTTGCTGGCCTGTGTGGTGGTGTTTTCATCCTGTAATAAGGATGCTGGTTGCCCGGCGTACAAGCATCGGGTCATACCCGTTGAAAAAGGAAGCCCTTTTTCTTTCAGCAAGAAAAAGGGCAAGAAGAAATCAAGTCGCAAACCCAGAGACAAAGGGTTGTTTGGCAACTCAGGTATCAAACGATAAATTCAAACTATGAAAAGCATATTCCCCCTTGCTTTGCTGTTTATCGGATTAACAGCATTTTCACCACTGCATGATGGTCCGCATGAACTGGAAATCGGCGCCGCCGCAAAAGGCACCGATCTGCCGCTGACCACCACGGAAGGAAAATCGGTACACCTGACCGACCTGAAGAAAGGCAACGGTTTGCTCGTGATCTTTTCCTGCAATACCTGTCCGTTCGTGCTGAAATGGGAGAACCGCTATAATGGTCTTGCGAAATTGTCCGGTGAGAAAAACGTCGGCATGGTGGTCGTTAATTCCAACGAGGCGAAACGCGAGGGCGACGATTCCCTGGAAGCGATGAAAACACATGCCGAAAAAGAATCTTACCATTTTCCGTATGTGCTGGATGAAGGTTCAAAACTGGCGGACGCACTGGGTGGAAGCCGCACTCCGCACGTATTCCTGTTCGACAAAGACATGAAACTGGTGTACCGTGGCGCCATCGATGACAATGCGGATGACAAAAACGCCGTGACCCATGCCTGGCTGGATGACGCCATCAACCACCTGGCTGCTGGTGAAAAGATCGACCCCAGCACCACACGCTCACTGGGCTGTACGATCAAGCGTCTGCCGCAGTAGATTCGCTCGATGTATCGTTAATGATTTCCTTTGCCCGGCTCACGGAATGGGCGATGGACTCATACATGCGAACCGCTTGTTGTTCGGCTAAAAATCCGGAAGCTTCCAATTCGCTTACGA
The DNA window shown above is from Flavobacteriales bacterium and carries:
- a CDS encoding thioredoxin family protein, encoding MKSIFPLALLFIGLTAFSPLHDGPHELEIGAAAKGTDLPLTTTEGKSVHLTDLKKGNGLLVIFSCNTCPFVLKWENRYNGLAKLSGEKNVGMVVVNSNEAKREGDDSLEAMKTHAEKESYHFPYVLDEGSKLADALGGSRTPHVFLFDKDMKLVYRGAIDDNADDKNAVTHAWLDDAINHLAAGEKIDPSTTRSLGCTIKRLPQ